CTCGTAGGAACGGTCGATGGGGACCTTGGACCTACCGGCTTCAGCTCGACGAATGACATTCAGGCGGGCGACCGCGCATGATCTCCTCGATCACGATGACCGGTACGGCCTGCTGATCGGCCGCGATTCCGGCAGCGCGCTCGACGAGACCGACCCGGCCCCTCAGGATGCCGGTCAAGACATCGGTGTCAAAGGCGATCATCCGAGAGGCTCGGCATCCCTCAGCCGGTAGGCTTCATCACAGATCTCGGCGAGGGTCGGATCGTCGCGATACTTCCCCGCGAGAC
This portion of the bacterium genome encodes:
- a CDS encoding type II toxin-antitoxin system VapC family toxin, with translation MIAFDTDVLTGILRGRVGLVERAAGIAADQQAVPVIVIEEIMRGRPPECHSSS